One segment of Pseudanabaena sp. PCC 6802 DNA contains the following:
- a CDS encoding DUF433 domain-containing protein produces MTLVVIAEPAPLETDADGVVRVGKTRVTLDTVITAFKQGATAEEIVYRYSSLKLADVYATIAFYLNHQQEVEAYLQQRQQQAKEIRKMNEARFDPQGLRDRLLARQTERSA; encoded by the coding sequence ATGACGTTAGTAGTTATTGCTGAGCCTGCACCCTTAGAAACTGATGCCGATGGGGTAGTACGAGTTGGTAAAACTCGCGTTACCCTTGATACTGTGATTACAGCTTTCAAGCAAGGAGCAACGGCTGAAGAAATTGTCTACCGCTATTCATCGTTAAAGCTAGCTGACGTATATGCTACGATCGCTTTCTATCTCAACCACCAGCAAGAAGTCGAAGCCTACTTACAACAGAGGCAACAACAGGCAAAAGAGATTCGCAAAATGAATGAGGCAAGGTTCGATCCGCAAGGACTGCGAGATAGACTACTTGCCCGCCAAACAGAGCGATCGGCATGA
- a CDS encoding IS5 family transposase, with protein MNYIIAQTLPAAHFKRRFGIETNTFKAIVKVLKPEWRATPTPGAKPKLGLEDRILVAFEYWREYRTYFHIATSWGISESTVCRIVHWVEETLIRSRRFRLPGKRQLVRGFGIPTVAIVDVTETRIERPKRHQRAFYSGKQKGHTLKCQLIIDALTGQIICTFFGKGRRHDFKLFKASGIHFHPQTESLQDKGYQGIQKLHLYCRLPHKKPKGGQLTPEQKAFNRQLARQRVGIEHVNRRLKIFRILSGRYRNRRHRFGLRCNLIAGLYNFERSQGSSVG; from the coding sequence ATGAACTATATAATAGCGCAAACCCTACCTGCTGCACACTTTAAGCGTCGATTTGGTATCGAGACTAATACGTTCAAAGCAATTGTGAAAGTGCTTAAACCAGAGTGGCGAGCAACGCCAACACCTGGAGCCAAGCCTAAACTCGGACTAGAAGACCGCATATTGGTTGCCTTCGAGTATTGGCGGGAATATCGCACCTACTTTCACATCGCCACTAGTTGGGGCATCAGCGAGTCTACAGTTTGTCGAATAGTGCATTGGGTAGAGGAGACTTTAATCCGCTCACGTCGCTTTCGACTACCTGGGAAGCGCCAGTTGGTGCGGGGCTTTGGGATACCTACAGTCGCGATCGTTGATGTGACTGAAACTCGCATTGAGCGTCCTAAGCGGCACCAACGTGCCTTTTATAGCGGCAAACAGAAAGGGCACACGCTCAAATGTCAACTCATAATTGACGCTCTTACTGGGCAGATTATCTGTACGTTTTTCGGCAAGGGGCGACGGCATGATTTCAAGCTGTTCAAAGCTTCTGGCATCCATTTCCATCCTCAAACCGAGAGTTTGCAGGACAAGGGTTATCAAGGCATCCAGAAACTGCATCTCTACTGCCGCTTACCCCACAAGAAACCGAAAGGTGGTCAGCTTACGCCTGAGCAGAAAGCGTTCAACCGCCAACTTGCGCGCCAACGGGTTGGCATTGAGCATGTTAATCGCCGCTTGAAGATCTTCCGCATCTTATCTGGACGCTATCGCAATCGTCGTCACCGCTTTGGTTTGCGTTGCAATCTAATTGCTGGTCTCTACAATTTTGAACGCTCTCAAGGCTCCTCAGTTGGCTAA
- a CDS encoding type II toxin-antitoxin system VapC family toxin, which produces MILCDAGVLLCLVDRTQPKHDPYKSAISRLKKPLVTTWPCLTEAMYLALHRSGWQMQQKLGQLLLEKLLVVYEVQESDYGRLIELMEQYRDRPMDLADATLVLAAEKTGYHQILTLDSDFLFYRISDRDSFDIIQP; this is translated from the coding sequence ATGATTCTTTGCGATGCAGGAGTCTTGCTGTGTCTAGTGGATCGCACTCAGCCAAAACACGATCCTTACAAGAGCGCAATTTCACGTCTTAAAAAACCGCTCGTCACAACTTGGCCTTGCTTGACAGAAGCCATGTATCTTGCGCTTCACCGTAGTGGATGGCAGATGCAGCAAAAGTTGGGACAACTTCTTTTAGAGAAACTGTTGGTAGTCTACGAAGTTCAGGAAAGCGATTACGGTCGTTTAATAGAGTTGATGGAACAGTATCGCGATCGCCCAATGGATTTAGCTGATGCAACTCTAGTTCTGGCTGCTGAGAAAACGGGATATCATCAAATTCTCACGCTCGATTCGGATTTTTTGTTCTATCGGATTAGCGATCGCGATTCCTTCGACATTATTCAACCTTAA
- a CDS encoding transposase, which translates to MKYNPEKHHRRSIRLKGYDYSAAGSYFITICTHQRECLFGEISNGEMHLNQYGQIIAEEWQRSSVIRQEIELDLWAIMPNHFHGIVIITDNVGANGRLPLLPPPMQSDPSSLPDRTFARSSMQPKSLSSLIAGFKSATTKHINIARNSPSSPVWQRNYYEHIIRDETSCQKIRQYIQTNPIAWEIDRLHPNNPSKW; encoded by the coding sequence ATGAAATACAATCCAGAAAAACACCATCGCCGTTCTATCCGACTCAAAGGATACGACTACTCCGCCGCAGGCAGCTATTTTATCACCATTTGCACCCATCAACGCGAATGCTTGTTTGGTGAAATTTCCAATGGTGAAATGCATTTAAATCAATACGGGCAAATTATCGCCGAAGAATGGCAGCGATCGTCCGTAATTCGGCAGGAAATCGAATTGGATTTGTGGGCGATCATGCCCAACCATTTTCACGGAATTGTCATCATTACCGACAACGTAGGGGCGAACGGCCGTTTGCCCCTACTACCACCACCGATGCAATCCGATCCTTCTTCCCTGCCCGATCGTACGTTCGCACGATCGTCAATGCAACCTAAATCTCTATCATCATTGATTGCGGGATTCAAATCCGCTACCACCAAACATATCAATATTGCACGCAATTCCCCATCTTCCCCTGTATGGCAGCGCAATTATTACGAACATATCATTCGCGATGAAACATCATGCCAAAAGATTCGCCAGTATATCCAAACAAATCCGATCGCATGGGAAATCGATCGACTGCATCCCAATAACCCGTCAAAATGGTGA
- a CDS encoding DEAD/DEAH box helicase — protein MKGLRDYQVRVIQDIYREWRSGNRSVLLSMPTGSGKTRTFSQIARDFFDREERVLLLVHREELLLQAQTTLEQVTQSRVGTIKAGRSLNLDRLIQCASVQTLVKRIEQQQIELPDTSLVIVDEAHLSLAPSYLKILASLPHTYVLGVTATPSRLDGRGFDRLYNALVLGPSVPELIWHGYLADYDVLTPDSFLPQEGIRITGGDFNTGDLATQIDRRYVAGRAIDAYLKHARGKRCVVFAINIDHAKAIAASYQKAGIAAEHIDSETPVKQRREILDRFRRGSTQVLTNVNLFTEGFDLPEIEVVQLCRPTQSVALHLQMVGRGLRPKPTGKALILDHAGNCLRLGGPKANRNWTLQGLSDETLSETIQEAAIAPPVQLPILMLPEFPKRQTEIFETGSNLHHIPTNEELETHLANAAYRQPRAFDEFGEDAERLPSNSYSYSSDRSNRSAANPQAQRVRRNPARPRSNSAPTPKPKLIRQIGKAAQELAEMLQSILNWVWQSWFRPRANQKHKGQRSRSVATSNSRKYKLGKS, from the coding sequence ATGAAAGGTCTGCGTGACTACCAGGTTAGGGTTATTCAGGACATTTATCGCGAGTGGCGCAGTGGTAATCGCTCTGTGCTTTTGTCAATGCCAACTGGGTCGGGCAAAACTCGCACTTTTAGCCAGATTGCCCGCGATTTTTTCGATCGCGAGGAGCGCGTTCTCCTGCTCGTGCACCGCGAAGAATTACTTTTACAGGCACAAACAACACTCGAACAGGTGACTCAGTCGCGAGTCGGCACGATTAAAGCAGGACGATCGCTTAACCTCGATCGCTTAATTCAATGCGCCTCCGTGCAAACTTTAGTCAAGCGCATCGAGCAGCAGCAGATCGAACTACCTGATACTAGTCTGGTAATCGTTGATGAAGCTCACCTGTCCCTTGCGCCCAGCTATCTCAAAATTCTGGCTAGCCTGCCCCATACCTATGTATTAGGGGTAACCGCTACACCCTCGCGCTTAGACGGGCGCGGATTCGATCGCCTTTACAATGCCTTAGTCTTGGGGCCATCGGTGCCAGAACTAATCTGGCATGGTTATCTGGCTGACTACGATGTCCTTACGCCGGATAGTTTTCTACCTCAAGAGGGCATTCGGATTACAGGCGGGGACTTTAATACTGGCGATCTGGCAACCCAAATCGATCGCCGTTACGTGGCGGGTCGCGCCATCGATGCCTATCTCAAGCACGCCAGAGGCAAACGCTGCGTTGTATTTGCGATTAATATCGACCATGCCAAAGCGATCGCCGCCAGCTACCAAAAAGCTGGAATTGCCGCCGAACATATTGACAGCGAAACACCAGTCAAACAAAGACGGGAAATCTTGGATCGCTTTCGTAGGGGTTCTACGCAGGTACTCACGAATGTCAACCTGTTTACAGAAGGCTTCGATTTACCAGAAATTGAAGTAGTTCAGCTTTGCCGTCCTACTCAATCCGTTGCCCTGCACCTGCAAATGGTGGGTCGCGGCCTGCGCCCCAAACCAACTGGCAAAGCTTTGATCCTCGATCACGCTGGTAACTGTTTGCGCCTGGGCGGGCCGAAAGCAAATCGCAACTGGACTCTGCAAGGTCTGAGCGATGAAACATTATCAGAAACCATACAAGAGGCCGCGATCGCACCACCAGTGCAGCTACCCATTCTGATGCTACCGGAGTTTCCCAAACGCCAGACTGAGATTTTTGAAACGGGTTCCAACCTGCACCATATACCCACAAACGAGGAATTGGAAACGCACTTAGCCAATGCTGCCTATCGCCAACCCCGCGCATTTGATGAATTTGGTGAAGATGCAGAGCGACTGCCCTCTAATTCGTATAGTTATAGCAGCGATCGATCGAATCGCTCTGCTGCAAATCCTCAAGCCCAGCGGGTAAGGCGCAATCCCGCTCGTCCGCGTTCTAATTCAGCGCCAACTCCAAAACCAAAGCTCATCAGGCAAATTGGGAAAGCAGCCCAAGAACTGGCAGAGATGCTGCAAAGCATCCTCAACTGGGTTTGGCAGTCCTGGTTCCGGCCTCGGGCAAACCAGAAACACAAAGGGCAAAGGTCGCGCTCTGTAGCAACTTCCAACTCTAGGAAATATAAGCTTGGGAAGTCATAG
- a CDS encoding ISKra4 family transposase (programmed frameshift), which produces MTPEQEKEMQAHVQAIAAILYQNTPSEQLTSLEGIEIAVRQQILEHVSPEIGFFIRTVTGTEAGRRRRVQSSIGQLHLTQKQAQKLKVAPYSQVSPYVERCSLILSANVSYEQAAKDLAMLMGVQISRSTQQRLVHRHEFSPLEVEESVEELSVDGGRIRLRTPLGQPSEWKDYKAVNLHGQAIFATFQDNIALTDWVNRQPLADMVTCIGDGHDGIWNIIAQISIPDSRYEILDWFHLVENLHKIEATAQLLTGVEAFLWRGNVTAAIAELNHLASPQSINFIAYLHKHRHRIPDYWYFQTEQICSIGSGAVESAVKQIARRIKISGAQWNRDNVPQVLKHRSAYLNGSLNLALQN; this is translated from the exons ATGACTCCAGAGCAGGAAAAAGAAATGCAAGCGCACGTTCAAGCTATTGCCGCCATCCTTTATCAGAATACACCATCGGAACAACTAACCAGCTTGGAAGGGATCGAAATCGCTGTGCGGCAGCAAATCCTCGAACATGTCAGCCCAGAAATAGGG TTTTTTATCCGCACAGTTACGGGCACAGAAGCAGGACGCCGCAGGCGAGTGCAAAGCAGCATCGGACAGCTCCACCTCACGCAAAAGCAAGCGCAGAAGCTCAAAGTAGCCCCCTATAGCCAGGTGAGCCCGTATGTGGAAAGATGTAGCCTGATCTTGAGTGCGAATGTATCCTACGAACAAGCCGCCAAAGACTTAGCCATGTTGATGGGAGTGCAAATATCGCGCAGTACACAACAGCGCCTGGTGCATCGCCATGAATTTAGCCCCCTAGAGGTAGAAGAGTCGGTCGAGGAATTAAGTGTCGATGGAGGCAGAATCAGACTGCGCACGCCACTTGGACAGCCAAGTGAGTGGAAGGACTATAAAGCTGTGAACTTGCATGGACAAGCCATATTTGCCACATTTCAAGATAACATTGCCTTAACAGACTGGGTAAATCGACAGCCTTTAGCAGATATGGTTACCTGTATTGGGGATGGACATGATGGGATTTGGAATATTATTGCCCAGATCTCTATACCTGATAGTCGCTATGAAATCTTGGACTGGTTCCATTTGGTGGAAAACCTGCATAAAATTGAGGCTACAGCTCAACTTTTGACTGGGGTCGAAGCTTTTTTGTGGCGGGGTAATGTGACTGCAGCTATTGCTGAGCTCAATCACTTAGCTAGTCCTCAGAGCATCAATTTTATTGCTTATCTGCACAAGCATCGCCATCGTATTCCTGATTATTGGTATTTCCAAACCGAGCAGATTTGCTCTATTGGTTCTGGCGCAGTGGAATCTGCTGTTAAGCAAATCGCTAGACGCATCAAAATCTCTGGCGCTCAATGGAACCGTGATAATGTGCCACAAGTCCTCAAACACCGTTCTGCTTACCTTAATGGCTCTCTTAACCTTGCCTTGCAAAACTGA